One region of Cheilinus undulatus linkage group 4, ASM1832078v1, whole genome shotgun sequence genomic DNA includes:
- the LOC121509118 gene encoding uncharacterized protein LOC121509118 encodes MSRKRKRAIIVLLVSVTLYVSTLQVTHSVSLRQKEDDLRTYQHEKPTVHRWERIESHPDFEQRDLRWVEHVIKRPQLRQANQPDISELRPVPEYKVNKPDGNDRSFALNGSFWTIGEISPLSWSSSSSSRDGYQADSTGFDGVKGKVLGPSLDASPLYKTWQTMRPLVHCDNNVMTFTASGGGLPHLLVDRGAASPISPFHLPPYCGYSVRTTWSDLEMMVPYDACYITQENGSYVLPLLWGGSPLKLSCPVQVSTPAPSSSHSAPSVFCSPYGIGVQIPWQEQDMPMMGVIVNGALSPFVSADCAYPIHSHPGQLAFFISTTALCITTEDSLQLKLILDDKGYILSCPVNPQILYVPSPPSSPPLAPGDPQSPYLPGHVSPPPTSPPPPPPQPPTQGQIAQLPEHPYNPYPGFHYHQLPQVYPPGPQPAHPPRPTPYSPPGSQPELSIQPSEPGKLPLSPRGFSKSPPHSHQTTEIPDIGHNQYPSGGYYPYVPFYYPTVTPAPTPTTKKTQANKVPPSTQPPQPPAHPYYPLYYHQIPHYSEPAAQAPASLQPSPRSYPPPSPPKQPQEPSQHLVDPFYPPAAYSSYYHYMQWYHMKPGLDQVSTSTPSSPSTIATKVSKQPHPQIPESPPPTCPPFSHTICSYYPYTYYPYYHLPYPLYYQPPYPPVPQYPQIPPPKTTSTTTTTTASTTTSSTTLSPPKPTPQTPHLQCLVGRMVVFLPFAHPDSIQVRDQKKLWLFLSSVPPRCGYALQVAEGPGVFLHSPLPACHSQQRTPTTISLPLRFWDLSLGQYRTLDLQCPYKTAPKTPALTPPTPPPTLPDHTKSKPRLPVIPKPEVFCYSHQMNVELPPGPISEIVVKDIRGNQMNLQDAPKLCGYSAKKGKDGKVRLSLQLHSRCHMSVQGKMYVITVYYMTVNGRREAQFSCPVVIRTSGQECKLPSEQHLPCGHGSVSQPQCLSMGCCFNKQPPACFYPMDECTIDRHFVFSVPTSLTEPPLSPALLVAAGNSTCKPQRVMSDYALFKIPMDGCGTRRVMVGKTIIYMVEVISKVQTISLNYGTITRDSPVRLLVECRFVPNTLLSVSYMVKTPTLGPEVQTQGMFGVQLRIAKDATYSSYHPQYHQPLQMLLGKPLYLEVRLLNSPDPNLVLLVHFCVAYPRSGKAVWLLLYNGCPNPLDPASQQAVLFDPPPPSPRAQTRRFTVSTFQFLPDGEFKDSDEEIYFMCSTEICSPQDGPCVEGCFGQ; translated from the exons ATGTCTCGCAAACGGAAAAGAGCAATAATTGTTCTTCTAGTATCGGTAACCCTATATGTTTCCACGTTACAAGTAACCCATTCAGTCAGTCTCAGACAAAAGGAGGATGACTTAAGGACTTACCAGCATGAAAAGCCAACAGTTCACAGGTGGGAAAGGATTGAAAGTCACCCCGACTTCGAGCAGCGGGATTTGCGTTGGGTTGAACATGTTATTAAGCGTCCACAACTGCGCCAAGCTAACCAACCTGATATCAGCGAGCTTCGGCCAGTCCCGGaatataaagtaaataaaccGGACGGAAATGACAGGAGCTTCGCGCTTAATGGCTCCTTTTGGACAATTGGTGAAATCAGCCCACTGTCATGGTCTTCCTCTTCCAGCTCCAGAGATGGATATCAAGCAGATTCTACGG GTTTTGATGGGGTCAAGGGGAAAGTTTTGGGCCCATCGTTGGACGCAAGCCCACTCTACAAGACTTGGCAGACCATGAGGCCTTTGGTGCACTGCGATAATAATGTCATGACCTTCACAGCATCTGGAGGAGGACTCCCACACCTGTTAGTTGACAGAG GAGCAGCCTCTCCCATCTCCCCATTCCACCTACCCCCGTACTGTGGTTACTCAGTGAGGACAACATGGAGTGACCTTGAGATGATGGTGCCTTATGATGCATGTTACATCACGCAAGAG AATGGCAGTTATGTGTTGCCCCTGTTGTGGGGAGGAAGCCCTCTGAAGCTCTCCTGCCCAGTGCAAGTGTCCACTCCTGCTCCCTCTTCCTCACACTCGGCCCCTTCAGTCTTCTGCTCCCCCTATGGCATTGGAGTTCAGATACCATGGCAGGAACAGGACATGCCCATGATGGGAGTCATAG TGAATGGAGCCCTAAGTCCATTTGTGTCTGCTGACTGTGCGTACCCCATCCACTCCCATCCTGGACAGCTTGCCTTCTTCATCTCCACTACTGCTCTCTGTATCACCACTGAA gatAGCCTTCAACTCAAGCTTATATTAGATGACAAGGGATACATCCTCTCCTGTCCAGTCAATCCTCAGATTCTCTATGTTCCCTCTCCcccttcatctcctcctctggCTCCTGGTGACCCTCAGTCTCCCTATTTACCAGGTCATGTTAGTCCTCCTCCCACCTcccctccaccacctcctcctcaacCTCCAACTCAGGGGCAGATTGCTCAGCTTCCTGAACACCCCTACAACCCCTACCCCGGATTCCATTACCACCAGCTTCCCCAGGTCTATCCTCCTGGCCCACAGCCTGCCCACCCCCCTCGACCCACTCCTTACAGTCCACCTGGGTCACAGCCAGAGCTCTCTATCCAACCCTCTGAGCCTGGAAAGCTGCCCCTTTCTCCTAGAGGGTTCTCAAAATCCCCTCCCCATTCTCACCAGACAACTGAAATACCAGATATTGGCCATAATCAATATCCATCAGGTGGGTATTACCCTTATGTGCCATTTTACTACCCGACTGTGACCCCTGCTCCAACCCCTACAACCAAAAAAACTCAGGCTAATAAAGTTCCTCCATCTACCCAGCCACCCCAACCTCCAGCACATCCTTACTACCCTCTGTATTATCATCAGATCCCCCACTATTCTGAACCAGCTGCCCAAGCACCTGCTTCTCTCCAGCCTAGTCCACGATCTTACCCACCTCCCTCGCCTCCAAAACAACCTCAAGAGCCATCACAGCACCTAGTCGATCCATTTTATCCACCTGCCGCTTATAGTTCCTACTATCATTATATGCAGTGGTATCACATGAAACCAGGTCTCGACCAAGTCTCCACTTCCACTCCCTCCTCACCTTCAACCATCGCAACTAAAGTTTCCAAACAGCCTCATCCTCAGATTCCAGAATCTCCACCACCAACCTGTCCCCCATTTAGCCACACCATATGCAGCTACTACCCCTACACCTATTATCCCTATTACCATCTTCCCTATCCACTATATTACCAGCCACCTTACCCCCCTGTGCCCCAGTATCCTCAgatcccaccaccaaaaaccaCCAGCACCACCACTACTACTACAGCTTCTACCACCACAAGTTCTACAACCTTAAGTCCACCCAAGCCCACTCCACAGACACCCCATCTTCAGTGTCTGGTGGGGAGGATGGTTGTTTTTCTTCCCTTTGCTCACCCAGACTCCATCCAGGTCAGAG ACCAGAAGAAGTTGTGGCTTTTCCTGTCCAGTGTTCCTCCAAGGTGTGGGTACGCGCTGCAGGTTGCTGAGGGCCCTGGGGTGTTCCTTCACTCTCCACTGCCTGCCTGCCACAGCCAGCAGAGG ACTCCCACTACCATTTCCTTACCCTTAAGGTTTTGGGACCTTTCTTTGGGCCAGTATAGGACTCTGGACTTGCAGTGCCCTTATAAAACTGCCCCTAAAACTCCTGCACTAACTCCTCCAACACCACCCCCTACCCTCCCAGACCACACCAAGAGCAAGCCTCGTCTGCCTGTCATCCCAAAGCCTGAAGTCTTCTGCTACTCCCATCAGATGAATGTGGAGCTCCCCCCTGGTCCCATCTCTGAAATTGTTGTTAAGG ACATCAGAGGGAATCAGATGAACCTTCAGGATGCCCCAAAGCTCTGTGGGTATtctgcaaaaaaaggcaaagatggcAAAGTCCGTTTAAGTTTGCAGTTGCATTCACGCTGCCACATGAGCGTGCAG ggtaaaatgtatGTCATCACTGTCTACTACATGACAGTAAATGGGAGACGGGAGGCTCAGTTTTCATGTCCAGTGGTTATCCGAACATCTGGACAAg AGTGCAAACTTCCCAGCGAACAGCATCTTCCCTGCGGACATGGCTCTGTATCCCAGCCACAGTGCCTCTCTATGGGCTGCTGCTTCAACAAGCAACCCCCTGCCTGCTTCTACCCCATGGACG AGTGCACTATTGACCGCCACTTTGTCTTCTCGGTGCCTACCTCCCTCACTGAGCCCCCTCTGTCACCTGCCCTGCTTGTTGCTGCTGGTAACTCCACCTGCAAACCTCAGAGGGTGATGTCTGACTACGCCTTATTCAAGATCCCCATGGATGGCTGTGGGACACGCAGAGTG ATGGTGGGGAAAACTATAATCTACATGGTGGAGGTCATCAGTAAGGTTCAGACAATCAGCCTCAACTACGGCACAATAACAAGGGATTCTCCTGTCAG GTTGTTGGTGGAGTGCCGGTTTGTGCCAAATACTCTTCTAAGTGTCAGCTACATGGTCAAAACTCCCACTCTTGGGCCTGAAGTTCAGACCCAGGGGATGTTTGGAGTTCAGCTCAGGATCGCCAAAG ACGCCACATACAGCAGCTATCACCCTCAGTATCACCAGCCCCTGCAGATGCTGCTAGGGAAACCCCTCTACTTGGAAGTACGACTACTCAACTCCCCAGATCCAAATTTGGTGCTGCTGGTTCACTTCTGTGTGGCCTATCCCCGCTCTGGCAAAGCTGTGTGGCTGCTGCTTTACAACGG ATGCCCTAATCCCTTGGACCCAGCATCGcagcaggctgttctgtttgATCCTCCACCACCCTCTCCACGGGCCCAGACCCGTCGCTTCACTGTCAGCACCTTTCAGTTCCTGCCGGATGGTGAGTTCAAGGACTCAGATGAGGAG ATATACTTCATGTGTTCAACTGAAATCTGCTCACCCCAGGATGGGCCCTGTGTCGAGGGATGCTTTGGCCAGTGA